Proteins encoded together in one Candidatus Methylomirabilota bacterium window:
- a CDS encoding CaiB/BaiF CoA-transferase family protein, whose amino-acid sequence MGVLDGIKVLELARVPPAELPGMLFADMGAEVLKVETPPETPEPPDVKRRAAFAYVNRNKRSLAMNLKAPEGQALFKRLAAKADVIVEGFRPGVMKRLGADYETIRALNPRIVYCSLSGFGQNGPYRDYPAHDMNYLSLAGVLNLIGEADRKPAIPLNIVADYAGASMHGALGIMFALFARERTGRGQLVDVSYLDTSVALLAATPNMRFYWSDGMAPKRGAGFLGGSYPYYAIYDTLDGKLLTIGCTEPWLWENFCKAIDRPDLARFSRKPDQFVREANAEEIRAREEIQAILKTRTRDEWWDFLVKADVCVGKVYEPHEMVRDPQLQARDMVVELQHPVHGKITEFGVPIKLSDTPGSVRHAAPAAGEHSDEVLRELGLSTGEIAALRGSRVIA is encoded by the coding sequence ATGGGCGTCCTCGACGGAATCAAGGTGCTGGAGCTCGCGCGCGTCCCGCCGGCGGAGCTGCCCGGCATGCTGTTCGCGGACATGGGCGCGGAGGTGCTGAAGGTCGAGACGCCGCCGGAGACCCCCGAGCCGCCCGACGTGAAGCGTCGCGCCGCCTTCGCCTACGTCAACCGGAACAAGCGCTCGCTCGCCATGAACCTGAAGGCCCCCGAGGGCCAGGCCCTCTTCAAGCGGCTCGCCGCGAAGGCCGACGTGATCGTCGAGGGATTCCGCCCCGGCGTGATGAAGCGGCTGGGAGCCGACTACGAGACGATCCGCGCCCTGAATCCACGGATCGTCTACTGCTCGCTCTCCGGCTTCGGGCAGAACGGACCCTATCGGGACTATCCCGCCCATGACATGAACTATCTCTCGCTGGCGGGCGTGCTGAACCTCATCGGCGAGGCCGATCGCAAGCCGGCGATCCCGCTGAACATCGTCGCGGACTACGCGGGCGCCAGCATGCACGGCGCCCTCGGCATCATGTTCGCGCTTTTCGCGCGCGAGCGCACCGGCCGCGGCCAGCTCGTGGACGTGTCCTACCTCGACACCTCGGTGGCCCTGCTCGCCGCGACGCCCAACATGCGCTTCTACTGGAGCGACGGGATGGCGCCGAAGCGCGGCGCGGGCTTCCTCGGCGGCTCCTACCCCTACTACGCGATCTACGACACCCTCGACGGCAAGCTCCTCACCATCGGCTGCACCGAGCCGTGGCTCTGGGAGAACTTCTGCAAGGCGATCGACCGCCCCGACCTCGCCCGGTTCTCCCGCAAGCCCGATCAGTTCGTCCGCGAGGCCAATGCCGAGGAGATCCGCGCGCGCGAGGAGATCCAGGCCATTCTCAAGACCCGCACGCGGGACGAGTGGTGGGATTTCCTCGTCAAGGCGGACGTGTGCGTGGGCAAGGTCTACGAGCCCCACGAGATGGTGCGCGACCCCCAGCTCCAGGCGCGTGACATGGTGGTGGAGCTCCAGCATCCCGTGCACGGAAAGATCACGGAGTTCGGCGTGCCCATCAAGCTCTCGGACACGCCGGGCTCGGTGCGCCATGCCGCGCCCGCCGCCGGGGAGCACAGCGACGAGGTGCTGCGCGAGCTGGGCCTCTCCACGGGCGAGATCGCGGCCCTGCGCGGCTCGCGCGTGATCGCCTAG